A region of the bacterium genome:
ATCACCACACAAACCTTTACACAGCTCTGAACAAACATAGCGCATGGGTAAATTTAATAAAATCTGCTCGCGTATAATATGCGCCAGATCAATTTCTTCATTTGAAAAAAAAACCAAACCTTCTTGTGCTTGCTCAAAATCATCGTCTTGCGGGACTGCATTACTCTGGCGAGCTCGCTTTTTTTTACTTACGCCACTGGCTTTTCTTGCTTGCTCTTGTCGGCGGGCACACATGATAAAAAAATGTTCTTGATAAGGATAATCAAAATGTTGCCCACAACGCGAACACAAGGCTTCAATTAAACAATCAACACTCCCCTGTAACTCAACATCATCCAAACGATGTTTTTGTCTCAACTCAGCATGGCAATGTGCCGGATGAATGAAATTCTCATCAGCTACAAACTGACTACTTTGATATCCTTCACCATGTAAAACGTCAGGACTGATATCAAAATCTAGAATCAAAGGTTTGTTATGGGGAATCATTCTTAATTTAATC
Encoded here:
- a CDS encoding DUF177 domain-containing protein, which translates into the protein MLIKLRMIPHNKPLILDFDISPDVLHGEGYQSSQFVADENFIHPAHCHAELRQKHRLDDVELQGSVDCLIEALCSRCGQHFDYPYQEHFFIMCARRQEQARKASGVSKKKRARQSNAVPQDDDFEQAQEGLVFFSNEEIDLAHIIREQILLNLPMRYVCSELCKGLCGDCGEKIEDEHRCKKNSKVDKKK